The Methylacidimicrobium sp. B4 genome contains a region encoding:
- a CDS encoding AsmA-like C-terminal region-containing protein produces MRLLRHLGEFAIGLVLAAIVFFFLAEEALKQWVSGRRAAAYLEWALGEALGSSVRFSSAGWKAPAEITLHDLRIDNPASEIAPAVIAAKEARFEYSLPSLLTKGFYLRRARLEAPTFSFQLDKEGRLLLPLIDEDPTRPGSPLILSRARLVPWRVGSLDIANGSAVLLLPDRSPLVEIGQMFTNGPLQEKRGLVSGKGTVTAGWMRVLGRFSCSQLLAQYSIDASRLILSRLQAASLGGRIETSLTQLPSDSPAGDFGFHLKGADLNLREFLAALRYNEQSAQGRLSVELDSRGQPLSPKTFAGRGSFCVRDGHVENISLFSALATTFRESSLAQPVFSECSGQFRIQEGAVTFSNLLFRSPSFSLSGEGSVAFDSSLRLVLRVHLQDSLLHRLPELIARQLRFLQDRSQAIILTMKGTIQNPEAHLLENLALRSNDPGRFPPIVVP; encoded by the coding sequence GTGCGCCTGTTGCGACATCTCGGAGAGTTTGCGATCGGCCTCGTCTTGGCCGCAATCGTCTTTTTTTTCCTGGCGGAGGAGGCCCTCAAGCAGTGGGTATCGGGCCGCCGGGCCGCCGCCTATTTGGAATGGGCTCTGGGAGAGGCGCTGGGCAGCTCTGTGCGGTTCTCTTCGGCGGGGTGGAAGGCGCCCGCCGAAATTACGCTGCACGATCTTCGAATCGACAATCCGGCAAGTGAGATCGCCCCCGCAGTCATCGCCGCCAAAGAGGCGCGCTTCGAGTATTCTCTTCCTAGCCTTCTCACCAAGGGGTTTTATCTTCGCCGCGCCCGGCTGGAAGCGCCGACCTTCTCCTTCCAGCTGGACAAGGAAGGCCGGCTTTTGCTTCCGCTGATCGACGAGGATCCGACCAGGCCGGGCTCTCCGCTGATTCTCTCGCGTGCCCGGCTCGTTCCCTGGCGCGTGGGCTCGCTCGATATCGCCAACGGGAGCGCGGTTCTCCTTCTCCCGGATCGATCCCCTCTCGTGGAGATCGGGCAGATGTTCACCAACGGTCCGCTCCAGGAAAAGAGGGGCTTGGTCTCCGGAAAGGGAACTGTCACCGCTGGATGGATGCGGGTTCTCGGACGCTTTTCCTGCAGTCAACTCCTGGCACAGTATTCGATCGATGCTTCGCGTCTGATCCTTTCCCGGCTCCAAGCGGCCTCCCTCGGGGGGCGCATCGAAACCTCCCTGACGCAGCTTCCTTCGGATTCCCCTGCGGGAGACTTCGGATTTCACCTCAAAGGGGCCGATCTCAACCTCCGGGAATTCCTGGCAGCGCTCCGGTACAACGAGCAGTCCGCCCAGGGCCGACTCTCCGTCGAGCTCGATTCCCGCGGTCAGCCGCTCTCTCCGAAAACCTTTGCCGGACGAGGATCGTTCTGCGTGAGGGACGGGCACGTCGAGAACATCTCCCTTTTTTCGGCCCTGGCGACGACCTTTCGGGAAAGCAGCCTCGCCCAGCCCGTCTTCTCCGAATGCAGCGGGCAGTTCCGCATTCAAGAGGGGGCTGTGACCTTCTCCAACCTCCTCTTCCGCTCCCCGAGCTTCTCCCTTTCGGGAGAGGGCTCGGTGGCTTTCGACTCCTCCTTGCGACTCGTTCTCCGTGTCCATCTGCAAGACTCCCTCCTGCATCGGCTTCCGGAGTTGATCGCGCGCCAGCTTCGCTTTTTGCAGGACCGCTCGCAGGCGATCATCCTCACCATGAAGGGAACGATTCAGAATCCGGAAGCGCACCTGCTGGAAAACTTGGCGCTCCGATCGAACGATCCAGGCCGTTTCCCCCCGATCGTCGTTCCATGA
- a CDS encoding diacylglycerol kinase family protein, translated as MNRVCIIFNPAARGEKARRILDRLRRAAGDAVIRVTQFPGDAEAQTERALDQGYRTVVAAGGDGTVNEVVNGLNGTPATLGILPLGTINVFAMELGIPVHLESAWEIIQGGKTRKVDLPRVGEQRFVQLAGVGLDAEILARTSWWTRKTFGPLSYLLAAVDIVGRSAPPLTVTIDEKEEQQGRFLLVGNGRFYGGRFAVFPDARLDDGLLDGCLFAELNAVAVARYVQGVLSRRHTRFSDVFYFQARTLTVQSDRPVPVEVDGELYGHTPCSFSIAPAELEVIVP; from the coding sequence ATGAATCGCGTCTGTATCATTTTTAATCCAGCGGCACGCGGAGAGAAGGCCCGGAGGATCTTGGACCGGCTTCGCAGGGCGGCCGGGGACGCTGTGATCCGCGTCACCCAGTTTCCCGGAGACGCGGAAGCGCAGACGGAGCGGGCTCTGGATCAGGGGTATCGGACCGTGGTAGCCGCTGGGGGAGACGGGACCGTGAACGAAGTCGTCAATGGCCTCAACGGGACACCGGCGACTCTGGGGATCCTGCCGCTTGGCACGATCAATGTCTTTGCCATGGAGCTGGGCATCCCCGTCCATCTCGAGAGCGCGTGGGAAATCATCCAAGGAGGAAAGACCCGGAAGGTCGACCTCCCCCGTGTCGGGGAGCAACGCTTCGTGCAGCTGGCGGGTGTGGGCCTGGATGCCGAGATCCTCGCCCGGACCAGCTGGTGGACCCGGAAGACCTTCGGTCCGCTCAGCTACTTGCTTGCCGCGGTGGACATTGTCGGACGCTCCGCCCCGCCGCTGACGGTGACAATCGATGAGAAGGAGGAGCAACAAGGACGCTTCCTGCTGGTCGGAAACGGGCGCTTTTACGGTGGCCGCTTTGCCGTCTTTCCCGATGCCAGGCTGGACGACGGCCTCCTCGACGGCTGCCTCTTCGCGGAGCTCAATGCGGTCGCCGTCGCCCGTTATGTGCAAGGTGTGCTTTCCCGCCGCCATACGCGCTTTTCCGATGTCTTCTATTTCCAGGCAAGGACCCTGACCGTCCAATCCGATCGCCCCGTACCCGTGGAAGTCGATGGAGAGCTCTATGGCCACACTCCCTGCTCCTTCTCGATCGCTCCGGCCGAGCTGGAAGTCATCGTCCCATGA